From the genome of Lutzomyia longipalpis isolate SR_M1_2022 chromosome 2, ASM2433408v1, one region includes:
- the LOC129790342 gene encoding clavesin-2-like: protein MAKEYDQYECNLSEELKKKAWDNLREDETLRTQALEQFREWIEKHPKIKRCRMDANFLLRFLRTKKFSVPDAIQLLEKYLTTRKVLPQLFDKLSLDDPAIHHLISKGSVLLLPEPDKEGRLVITFDPEEYDVNKYTTVDGIRATNLILELANLDERAQICGIVHVMDWSKLTLPFMGMWTVTQTKNFTRCWQKTFPLRHGAFFFVNMPAFSVAFSKLVFSCLSAKLRDRIHVVKNWENVHEKLGSSILPQDCGGKLPRLELAKKVMELAEKHREEILSLNDFDIEVSNSDLNFGDSYDADLDSAIVGSFRKINVD from the exons ATGGCTAAAGAATACGATCAATATGAGTGCAATCTAAGTgaagaattaaagaagaaagCTTGGGATAATTTGCGTGAAGATGAGACCTTACGTACGCAGGCTCTGGAACAATTCAGAGAATGGATTGAGAAACATCCGAAAATTAAGAGGTGTAGAATGgatgcaaattttctcttgagatTTCTGagaacaaagaaattttccgttCCTGATGCTATTCAACTTCTGGAAAAGTACCTAACAACACGTAAGGTTCTTCCGCAACTCTTCGACAAACTCTCTCTTGATGATCCAGCAATCCACCATTTAATCTCCAAGGGTAGTGTACTGCTTCTACCAGAACCGGACAAAGAAGGACGTCTTGTGATCACTTTCGATCCAGAGGAATACGATGTGAATAAGTATACAACTGTGGATGGAATTCGTGCAACAAATCTTATATTGGAGCTTGCAAATCTCGATGAAAGAGCCCAAATTTGTGGAATAGTTCACGTAATGGATTGGAGTAAGTTAACCTTGCCGTTTATGGGAATGTGGACAGTGACGCAAACCAAGAATTTCACTCGATGCTGGCAGAAAACTTTCCCCTTGCGCcatggagcttttttcttcgtcAACATGCCTGCATTTTCAGTAGCTTTCTCAAAGCTCGTATTCTCGTGTCTCAGTGCTAAGCTTCGTGATCGCATTCat GTGGTCAAGAATTGGGAGAATGTCCATGAAAAACTCGGTTCATCAATCTTACCACAGGactgtggtggaaaattaccTCGATTAGAATTGGCTAAAAAAGTAATGGAACTTGCTGAGAAGCATCGTGAGGAAATACTTTCCCTCAATGATTTCGATATTGAAGTCTCTAACAGTGATCTCAACTTCGGCGACAGCTACGATGCTGATCTCGACTCAGCAATTGTGGGAAGTTTCAGGAAAATCAACGTGGATTAA
- the LOC129790231 gene encoding UNC93-like protein: MKYGSVEHVDDPREPRAKVNVFPHDKWQILKDIITISLAFMMQFTAFQGVGNLQSSINSEGGLGVVSLSAIYAALIFSCIFIPTLMIRKLTAKWTLVVSMLCYVPYIAFQFYPRFYTLIPAGILLGLGAAPMWAAKATYLTQVGQVYAKISHQTVEAIIVRFFGFFFFAWQTAELWGNLISSLVLSSEKESKENVTIDLEICGANFCTAHVNENLERPPDSDIYKITGIYLACILIAVAIIAIFLDPLCRYGENRRGSPAAKPTPIKTLLIATAKQLRKPNQIFLIPITVFIGMEQAVLAADFTQAFVSCALGIHLIGYVMVCFGVVDSICSIVFGMAMKHIGRIPIILLGFILHGSLLLVMLFWRPNPQQPIIFFAISGLWGVADAVWQTQINGIYGALFRRNKEAAFSNFRLWESIGFVVTYASSAALCAKMKLIVLLLVLLAGALGWVIVEVRHKHREEKLKALNEESNGKMIVHHHPVPTEEVNGHAVHSDDDDEDNRDDEDDELDEDIVVQEEPASPHGDGLRFNFSIISFTSITSNPKH; encoded by the exons ATGAAGTACGGAAGCGTGGAACATGTAGATGATCCCAGAGAACCTAGAGCGAAGGTGAATGTGTTCCCTCACGACAAATGGCAAATCCTCAAAGACATCATCACAATTTCTCTGGCCTTTATGATGCAATTTACGGCATTCCAAGGTGTTGGGAATCTCCAGTCGTCAATTAATTCAGAGGGTGGCCTCGGAGTTGTGTCTCTCAGTGCCATCTACGCAGCCCTAATATTTTCCTGTATCTTCATTCCGACCCTCATGATTAGGAAACTTACAGCAAAGTGGACTCTCGTGGTATCCATGCTATGTTACGTTCCCTACATCGCCTTTCAGTTCTACCCACGCTTTTACACCCTTATACCGGCTGGAATTCTCCTAGGTTTGGGTGCAGCACCTATGTGGGCTGCTAAAGCTACCTACCTTACGCAAGTTGGACAAGTCTACGCTAAGATTTCACATCAAACAGTCGAAGCTATCATTGTGCGCTTCTTcggctttttcttctttgcatGGCAAACAGCTGAATTGTGGGGAAACCTAATATCCAGTTTGGTTCTGTCCAGTGAGAAAGAAAGTAAAGAAAACGTGACGATTGATTTGGAGATATGTGGTGCGAACTTTTGTACTGCACATGTGAATGAAAACTTGGAAAGGCCACCAGATTCCGATATTTACAAAATCACAGGAATCTACCTTGCTTGCATCCTGATTGCCGTTGCCATTATTGCCATTTTCCTGGACCCCTTGTGTAGATATGGAGAAAATCGACGGGGGTCCCCTGCAGCAAAACCAACCCCCATTAAAACTCTCCTTATCGCTACGGCTAAGCAGCTTAGGAAACCTAATCAGATTTTCCTGATTCCCATTACGGTTTTCATTGGAATGGAGCAAGCTGTATTAGCAGCAGATTTTACTCAG GCATTCGTATCCTGTGCATTGGGCATTCATCTTATTGGATACGTAATGGTATGCTTTGGAGTAGTTGATTCAATCTGCTCAATTGTATTTGGAATGGCAATGAAGCATATTGGAAGGATTCCAATTATTCTTTTGGGCTTCATCCTACATGGATCACTTTTGCTTGTGATGCTCTTTTGGCGACCGAACCCACAACAACCCATAATATTCTTTGCAATCTCTGGCCTCTGGGGTGTAGCTGATGCAGTATGGCAGACACAGATCAATGGAATCTACGGAGCTCTCTTTAGACGAAACAAAGAAGCTGCTTTCTCCAACTTCCGACTTTGGGAATCAATTGGATTTGTCGTGACTTACGCCAGTTCAGCGGCATTGTGCgctaaaatgaaattgatcgTGCTTTTGCTTGTTCTTCTGGCGGGAGCATTGGGATGGGTAATTGTGGAGGTACGACACAAGCACCGTGAAGAGAAACTTAAGGCACTCAATGAGGAATCAAATGGAAAGATGATTGTTCATCACCATCCTGTACCAACTGAAGAAGTCAATGGGCATGCAGTTCacagtgatgatgatgatgaggacAACAGAGACGATGAAGATGACGAATTGGATGAAGATATTGTGGTACAAGAAGAACCAGCATCTCCGCACGGTGATGGCTTGAGGTTTAACTTCTCAATTATCAGCTTTACTTCCATCACGTCAAATCCAAAGCACTaa
- the LOC129790348 gene encoding clavesin-1-like, whose translation MNNNQVEENETLRSQAVEQFREWIQKHPKIKKCRTDEKFLLRFLRTKKFSIPDACQLLENYLSSRKTLPHLFENFNVENAEMKYFLENQCMYVLPEVDKKGRTVMFADLGNFDGNICTAKDCLRYANLGFEYLSLDERSQLNGVVTVTDCARISVPFAALWTPTYLKDFVHCWQKTYPLRFQLMYYVNLPPFVNTIFMIFKSFLSEKMKSRLKVVKNYDEISQEIGIDILPKEFGGKVPARDHAKDYEKRLIVAQEEILAINDLDIEVSKSSVNFGNCYDADLDTAIVGSFRKIQVD comes from the exons atgaataataatcaAGTTGAAGAGAACGAAACTCTACGATCACAAGCTGTTGAACAATTTAGGGAGTGGATCCAGAAACatccaaaaattaagaaatgcCGAACAGATGAAAAGTTCCTTTTGAGATTTCTCAGGACAAAGAAATTCTCCATTCCCGATGCATGTCAACTTTTGGAGAATTATTTGAGCTCACGCAAAACTTTGCCGCATctctttgagaatttcaacGTTGAGAATGCTGAGATGAAatatttcctggaaaatcaGTGCATGTATGTCCTTCCAGAGGTTGACAAGAAAGGACGTACAGTGATGTTTGCTGATCTTGGGAATTTCGATGGAAATATTTGCACTGCAAAGGATTGCTTAAGATACGCCAATTTGGGCTTTGAGTATTTAAGTCTCGATGAGAGATCGCAATTAAATGGTGTCGTCACTGTGACCGATTGTGCGAGAATATCAGTGCCATTTGCAGCTCTTTGGACTCCAACATATCTCAAAGACTTTGTTCACTGTTGGCAAAAGACATATCCTTTGCGATTTCAATTGATGTATTACGTCAATCTACCACCTTTCGTTAACACAATTTTCATGATCTTCAAGTCATTTCTaagcgaaaaaatgaaaagtcgTCTAAAG gTGGTAAAGAACTATGATGAAATTTCGCAAGAGATAGGCATAGATATTCTGCCCAAAGAATTTGGAGGGAAAGTTCCAGCACGTGATCATGCGAAAGACTACGAAAAGCGCCTCATCGTAgctcaagaagaaattcttgctATCAATGACTTAGATATTGAAGTTTCAAAAAGCTCCGTTAACTTCGGAAATTGCTACGATGCTGACTTGGATACAGCGATTGTTGGGAGTTTCCGTAAAATTCAAGTTGATTAA